A window from Verrucomicrobiota bacterium encodes these proteins:
- a CDS encoding sigma-54-dependent Fis family transcriptional regulator, whose amino-acid sequence MDKLLLIDDETDVQYSFRRIFDSPEVQITTASSGEEGLKIIPKLKPDLVIMDVRMGGISGLETLRRLRQLDAKLPVIIMTAYGTTQTAIEAMKLGAYDYLLKPFDVPKLKQIIAAALNAARVMRQVVSYQPLLQSEDYALGIIGRSQSMQNVFKLIGQLANSDATALITGESGTGKELVARAIYHHSRRHEQPFVAINCAAIPENLLESELFGHEKGAFTGAVAQRIGKFEQCHGGTIFLDEIGDMTLQTQTKILRVLQAGTFERVGGNQAVQVDVRVIAATNKAVEQAVAAREFREDLFYRLNVVRIHLPPLRERREDIPLLVNYFLKRIAQSQNQSPKSIAPEAVAALERFHWPGNVRELENVIRRALVVAKGEVILLDDLPVEVVSAAAVAPAPSSAAVPAASEPENVASLAQALFQWARQDPKLKIIPAVERELIINALAETKGNQVQAARLLGITRATLRKRIDKFGIKQELSIR is encoded by the coding sequence ATGGATAAGTTGCTGCTCATCGACGACGAAACGGACGTTCAATATTCGTTCCGCCGAATCTTCGACTCGCCCGAAGTCCAGATCACTACCGCGTCCAGCGGCGAGGAGGGCCTCAAGATCATCCCCAAACTCAAGCCCGACCTCGTCATCATGGACGTGCGCATGGGCGGAATCAGCGGCCTTGAGACGTTGCGCCGCCTCCGCCAGCTCGATGCCAAATTGCCCGTCATCATCATGACCGCCTACGGCACCACCCAGACCGCCATCGAGGCCATGAAGCTGGGCGCTTACGATTATCTGCTCAAACCGTTCGACGTGCCCAAACTCAAGCAGATCATTGCCGCGGCGCTGAACGCCGCGCGCGTCATGCGCCAGGTGGTTTCTTATCAACCGCTGCTGCAATCCGAGGATTACGCCCTGGGCATCATTGGACGCAGCCAGAGCATGCAGAATGTTTTCAAGTTGATCGGCCAGCTCGCCAATTCCGACGCCACGGCGTTGATCACCGGCGAAAGCGGCACGGGCAAAGAGTTGGTCGCGCGCGCCATCTATCATCACAGCCGCCGCCACGAACAACCTTTTGTCGCCATCAATTGCGCCGCCATCCCGGAGAATCTCCTGGAAAGCGAATTGTTCGGCCACGAGAAAGGCGCGTTCACCGGCGCGGTCGCCCAGCGCATCGGCAAGTTTGAGCAATGCCACGGCGGCACAATCTTCCTCGACGAAATCGGCGACATGACGCTGCAGACGCAGACCAAAATCTTGCGCGTGCTCCAGGCGGGCACGTTCGAGCGCGTGGGAGGCAATCAAGCGGTTCAGGTCGATGTCCGCGTCATTGCCGCCACGAACAAGGCCGTGGAGCAAGCGGTCGCAGCGCGGGAGTTTCGCGAGGATCTTTTTTACCGATTGAATGTCGTGCGCATTCATCTCCCGCCGTTGCGCGAGCGGCGCGAGGACATTCCGCTTCTCGTCAATTACTTCCTGAAAAGAATCGCCCAGAGCCAAAATCAGTCGCCGAAATCCATCGCGCCGGAAGCCGTCGCGGCGTTGGAGAGATTTCATTGGCCGGGCAACGTTCGAGAACTGGAAAACGTCATCCGCCGCGCGCTCGTTGTGGCCAAGGGCGAAGTGATCCTGCTGGATGACTTGCCGGTGGAAGTCGTATCCGCGGCGGCGGTCGCACCCGCGCCGTCGAGCGCCGCGGTCCCGGCGGCAAGCGAACCGGAGAACGTCGCTTCGCTCGCGCAGGCTTTGTTTCAATGGGCGCGGCAGGATCCCAAGTTGAAGATCATCCCCGCCGTGGAACGCGAGCTGATTATCAATGCCCTGGCTGAAACCAAAGGCAACCAGGTGCAAGCCGCCAGGCTCCTGGGCATCACTCGCGCCACCCTTCGGAAACGGATCGACAAGTTCGGCATCAAGCAGGAGCTTTCGATTCGGTAG
- a CDS encoding flippase-like domain-containing protein → MNAGGKTFGIFWRLAVGGILLAWIFHSIFMVEGRQIWKDAGQTWEQLSRGKQWSVAWSHGPGKLWSTLSLVGVPGLVLSLVCMGMTILLGVIRWRMVLRLQGLNLSFGRAAEISLVAHFFNSFLLGSTGGDLLKAYYAARETHHKKAEAVTTVFIDRLVGLFAMLLFACLMIVANLPLVRGNASLRALAFFIGLMMLGCATAVGLSLWGGVSRWWPKARPWLRHWPKGELFERGLDAARLLGKNPVLLAEVLLLSMALNVFCVLQVMALAWGLGLSIPARALFVVVPAIVCISAMPISPSGLGVRENLYVLALGVPEVNVEATAALALSLLAYAGSLLWSTLGGIVYVVRKDRDRLGEVAETAGQTHLSP, encoded by the coding sequence ATGAATGCGGGGGGCAAGACATTCGGGATCTTCTGGCGCCTGGCCGTTGGAGGAATTCTGTTGGCCTGGATTTTCCACAGCATCTTCATGGTGGAGGGCCGGCAAATCTGGAAGGACGCGGGCCAGACTTGGGAGCAGCTCTCGCGCGGGAAACAATGGTCTGTGGCCTGGTCACACGGCCCCGGCAAACTCTGGAGCACCCTGAGTCTTGTCGGTGTCCCAGGCCTGGTCCTTTCGCTGGTCTGCATGGGGATGACGATTTTGCTGGGGGTCATCCGCTGGCGCATGGTGCTTCGACTCCAGGGCTTGAATCTGTCGTTTGGACGGGCCGCGGAAATCTCGTTGGTGGCCCATTTTTTCAACTCTTTCCTGCTCGGCTCAACCGGCGGCGACCTGCTCAAGGCTTATTACGCCGCGCGGGAAACCCACCATAAGAAAGCCGAAGCCGTGACGACGGTCTTCATCGACCGGCTGGTCGGGTTGTTTGCGATGCTGCTCTTCGCCTGCCTGATGATCGTGGCGAACCTCCCGCTCGTGCGCGGGAACGCCTCCCTTCGGGCTCTGGCTTTCTTCATTGGCCTGATGATGCTGGGCTGCGCCACCGCCGTGGGCCTCTCGCTTTGGGGCGGCGTTTCCCGATGGTGGCCAAAAGCGCGGCCTTGGTTGCGTCACTGGCCCAAAGGCGAGCTGTTCGAGCGCGGTCTGGATGCGGCGCGCCTGCTGGGCAAGAACCCGGTTCTCCTCGCCGAGGTGCTCCTTCTCTCCATGGCGCTGAACGTGTTTTGCGTGCTGCAAGTGATGGCTTTGGCCTGGGGCCTTGGTCTCTCGATTCCGGCCCGGGCGCTTTTCGTCGTCGTCCCGGCGATTGTGTGCATCTCTGCGATGCCGATCTCGCCCAGCGGCCTGGGCGTGCGCGAAAACCTTTACGTGCTGGCTTTGGGCGTGCCCGAAGTCAACGTGGAAGCGACGGCTGCGCTCGCCCTCTCGTTGCTGGCCTACGCAGGCAGTCTTCTCTGGAGTACTCTGGGCGGGATTGTGTATGTTGTGCGCAAAGATCGCGACCGGCTGGGTGAGGTTGCCGAAACCGCAGGCCAAACGCACCTTTCGCCTTGA
- a CDS encoding sugar phosphate isomerase/epimerase, with protein MYSLSTCWNSHRHTDGRAMLREIRDLGFDYAELSHGIRISLLPGVIEAVDAGEIKISTLHNFCPLPIGVNHAAPNLFRFSSLDARERENAFRHSMKTLETAARLKARLVVLHLGSIEMKEYTDKLIEIIESGGKESPKYQRLCEEVEAKREQKKEKYIEQSYAMLRRLIPEAEARGLKLGIENREALEEIPLDSDFVFLFKDITSPAVRYWHDTGHAQIKENLGFIHHAMHLGSMAEHLEGFHIHDVVFPAQDHVPPGAGTIDFAALKPYVRSDHLKIFEFGPGVPAEDLRAGVEHVKSIWGAE; from the coding sequence ATGTATTCTCTTTCTACCTGCTGGAATTCCCACCGCCACACGGACGGCCGCGCCATGCTGCGCGAGATCCGGGATTTGGGCTTCGATTACGCCGAACTCAGCCATGGCATTCGCATCAGCCTGTTGCCGGGGGTCATTGAGGCGGTTGATGCCGGAGAAATCAAGATTTCCACGCTGCACAACTTTTGTCCGCTGCCCATCGGCGTGAACCACGCAGCGCCGAACCTTTTTCGGTTCAGCTCCCTGGACGCGCGCGAGCGCGAAAACGCCTTTCGCCATTCGATGAAGACCCTCGAAACGGCGGCGCGGCTCAAGGCCCGGCTCGTCGTCCTTCACCTGGGCAGCATCGAAATGAAGGAATACACGGATAAGCTGATTGAGATCATCGAAAGCGGGGGCAAGGAAAGCCCGAAGTACCAGCGTTTGTGCGAAGAGGTCGAAGCCAAACGCGAACAGAAGAAGGAAAAGTACATCGAACAATCCTACGCGATGTTGAGGCGCCTCATCCCCGAAGCCGAAGCGCGCGGCTTGAAACTCGGCATCGAGAATCGCGAGGCGTTGGAGGAAATCCCCTTGGACAGTGATTTCGTTTTCCTCTTCAAAGACATCACCAGCCCGGCTGTTCGTTACTGGCACGACACAGGCCACGCTCAGATCAAGGAAAACCTCGGCTTCATCCATCACGCGATGCACCTGGGATCGATGGCGGAGCATCTTGAGGGATTTCACATCCATGACGTGGTATTTCCGGCCCAGGATCATGTTCCGCCTGGCGCGGGAACCATCGACTTCGCCGCGCTCAAGCCGTACGTGCGCAGCGATCACCTCAAGATCTTTGAATTTGGCCCCGGCGTGCCGGCGGAAGACCTCCGCGCAGGCGTGGAACACGTGAAATCGATTTGGGGCGCAGAGTGA
- the rpsU gene encoding 30S ribosomal protein S21, with amino-acid sequence MTEIKLKKGESVEKALRRLKKRIDREGTLKEARNHRHFEKPSEKRRRKMKTARFSAMLSARYADL; translated from the coding sequence TTGACAGAAATTAAGCTCAAGAAAGGCGAATCGGTAGAGAAAGCCTTGCGCCGATTGAAGAAACGAATCGATCGGGAAGGCACCTTGAAGGAAGCGCGCAATCATCGCCACTTCGAGAAACCGAGCGAGAAACGCCGCCGCAAAATGAAGACGGCCCGGTTCTCGGCGATGCTCAGCGCGCGTTACGCGGATCTTTAA
- a CDS encoding sigma-70 family RNA polymerase sigma factor — MDINDAELIAAVRRGDVASFEPLVKKYQPRIFATARRYARRESEVEDIVQEVFIKAYQKLASYRGEAPFEHWLMRLAVRTCYDFLRAHQRNREMTFSDVTTEETNWLEQFVADPSSKNESAAAAREIVAKVLAKLTPPARLILTLLEIEERSVKEISRLTGWSVPLVKVRAFRARAEMRKVLEKMIRKGYV; from the coding sequence ATGGACATCAACGACGCGGAACTGATCGCAGCGGTACGGCGAGGGGACGTTGCGAGTTTCGAGCCGTTGGTCAAAAAGTATCAACCCCGCATCTTCGCGACGGCGCGCCGGTATGCGCGGCGGGAAAGCGAAGTGGAGGACATTGTCCAGGAAGTTTTCATCAAGGCGTATCAGAAACTTGCCAGTTATCGGGGGGAAGCACCTTTCGAGCATTGGCTTATGCGGTTGGCGGTCCGGACCTGTTACGATTTTCTCCGCGCCCATCAACGGAACCGGGAAATGACCTTTTCTGACGTGACGACTGAGGAAACGAACTGGCTGGAGCAGTTCGTGGCCGACCCTTCGTCCAAAAATGAATCCGCGGCCGCGGCGCGGGAAATCGTCGCGAAGGTGCTGGCCAAGTTGACGCCGCCGGCCCGCTTGATACTGACCTTGCTGGAGATTGAGGAAAGATCGGTCAAGGAGATTTCCAGGCTGACCGGGTGGTCCGTGCCCTTGGTCAAGGTCCGCGCGTTTCGCGCTCGAGCGGAAATGCGCAAGGTACTGGAAAAGATGATTCGAAAAGGGTATGTGTAA
- a CDS encoding nodulation protein NfeD — translation MRYAWIMRIGLAIILMLVLAASVWDPAAAQEQPRARKVYILPIREEVSPSLVYLVRRGVKEAMEAKADVLVLDMETNGGRVDTTEEILDILDRFTGQTVTYVNRKAFSAGSFIAFATQKIFMAPQSVIGAAAPILMVPGGGPTEMPQTMEAKMTSGISALVRTRAEKNGYNVEVVEAMINKTKELKIDGKVLNEKGQILTLTNVQAEEEYGDPPKPLLSSGTVESVEELTERLGFADAQRVYIEPTGVEKLGSWINTISPLLLIIGVIGLYIEFKTPGFGLPGIIGLCAFAVYFLGGYIAGLSGIEWVAVFMIGLVLFILEVLVFPGTMALGLAGAALIFISIVMAMVDVYPVVPGIPSPMAMRVRVPLFEIVVNLSIALLGSALAIWTLGRVLPKTSVYGRLVSRSASGEATLLVQEQQQAERLGEIGIAVSVLRPGGKAQFGEEILDVISQGEMIPKNSRVKIIGYSGKEAIVELAGCGPLRS, via the coding sequence ATGCGATACGCTTGGATCATGAGGATCGGACTGGCGATTATCCTGATGTTGGTTTTGGCAGCATCGGTTTGGGACCCTGCGGCGGCGCAGGAGCAGCCCAGAGCGCGCAAGGTTTACATTTTGCCCATTCGCGAAGAGGTCTCGCCGTCGCTGGTTTATCTGGTCCGGCGCGGGGTCAAGGAAGCGATGGAAGCCAAGGCGGATGTGCTGGTGCTCGACATGGAGACGAATGGCGGTCGCGTGGATACTACCGAAGAAATCCTCGATATTCTGGATCGGTTCACGGGGCAAACGGTGACTTACGTGAACCGCAAGGCGTTTTCCGCCGGCTCGTTTATCGCGTTTGCCACGCAGAAGATTTTCATGGCGCCTCAAAGTGTGATTGGCGCCGCCGCGCCGATCTTGATGGTTCCCGGTGGCGGCCCGACGGAAATGCCGCAAACCATGGAAGCGAAGATGACTTCCGGGATCAGCGCGCTGGTCCGGACCCGCGCCGAAAAAAACGGTTACAACGTCGAGGTCGTCGAAGCCATGATCAACAAGACCAAGGAGCTCAAGATCGACGGAAAAGTTCTCAACGAAAAGGGCCAGATTCTGACTTTGACGAATGTCCAGGCGGAAGAGGAATACGGAGATCCACCCAAACCATTGCTTTCCTCCGGAACCGTTGAGTCGGTGGAAGAGCTCACGGAAAGGTTGGGGTTCGCGGATGCGCAACGCGTGTACATCGAACCGACCGGCGTTGAAAAACTGGGATCGTGGATCAACACGATCAGCCCGCTGCTGCTGATCATCGGGGTGATTGGACTCTACATCGAGTTCAAGACTCCCGGCTTCGGATTGCCGGGGATCATCGGGCTTTGCGCCTTCGCGGTTTACTTCCTGGGGGGATACATCGCGGGTTTGTCTGGGATCGAATGGGTCGCCGTGTTTATGATCGGCCTCGTGCTGTTCATCCTGGAAGTGCTGGTCTTCCCGGGCACGATGGCGCTCGGACTGGCCGGCGCGGCGTTGATTTTCATCTCGATTGTGATGGCGATGGTGGACGTTTATCCGGTCGTGCCGGGAATTCCCTCGCCGATGGCGATGCGCGTCCGTGTGCCTCTGTTTGAAATTGTGGTCAATCTCTCCATCGCGCTTCTGGGTTCCGCGCTGGCGATTTGGACGTTAGGGCGGGTTCTGCCGAAGACATCCGTCTATGGCAGGCTGGTCTCGCGTTCGGCGAGCGGCGAAGCCACGTTGCTCGTGCAGGAACAACAGCAGGCCGAACGCCTGGGGGAAATCGGTATCGCAGTCTCTGTTCTGCGTCCGGGCGGGAAGGCCCAATTCGGCGAGGAAATTCTTGATGTGATTTCGCAAGGCGAAATGATCCCGAAGAACAGCCGCGTCAAAATCATCGGCTACAGCGGCAAGGAAGCGATCGTGGAATTGGCCGGGTGCGGCCCGCTCCGAAGTTGA